CATGTCTTACCGTTGCCTCTTTATGCTGAAAAATGTGCTGAATTTCAACAGAAGATCCGAAATTGAAATCAAGGTCAAACTCTTTAATTTTTTGAACAGCATCTTCAATGAAATCTGTAAACTTCGAAGCAAAGGAACTGACTTTTTGTTCTGTTTGTCGGTACCCAGTGCCTTTTTCCCAGTCAACATCACGTGAAAGCGACTGTTCTTCCGTTTCTGATCCCTTGTCACTTTTCGCTCCATGTTTTTCCTTTTCAGTTTCCTTTAGAGCATTCAGTAAATCCACACCTTCATCTGCAGATATTTTGCCGTCTTCAATCATTTGTAAAATTTTCTTTCTTTCTTCTTGCATCCCTTTCTCCTCCTCATGAATTCGTTATAATGCATGTTCATATATTCCAAGTTGTGAAGTGATTCCTTCATCGTTTCTTCCAATACTATATTTAACGTATGTTCATTATAAAGGTTTCACACTTTATGTGAAAACCGTCGCAAATTCGATTTTTTTCTAAGACTTGAGACGTAGGAAAACTAGGTCAGTCCAATGAAAAGCTCATGGCAAAAAAAGTAGTGCCAGGTACTTTCAGAGAAAAAGATAAGATCAATCACTACGATTTCACCTTATTTTCCATCATTGAGGTACACTGACACGTTCTTAAGCAGTCTTATAATATATTCATTTTCATGAAGTTGTTTGCACGTTTTCCTTTTCTTGTAACCTTTTCTCCATTCTTTTTCGCTCACGCTCTAAGATTGGTTTTAAATATTGACCAGTATAAGACCCATCCACTTCAGAGACTTCTTCTGGTGTTCCTTGTGCAACAAGCTTACCACCTTTATCGCCGCCCTCAGGTCCGAGGTCTACAACATAGTCTACAGTCTTGACCACATCCAAATTATGCTCAATGACTAACACGGTATCTCCATTTTCGACAAGTCGTTGGAGTACGTTTAAAAGTCGGTCAATGTCTGCTACGTGAAGTCCAGTTGTTGGTTCATCTAAAATATAAAGAGTTTTACCATTTGACCTGCGATGTAGCTGAGAGGCAAGCTTCACTCTTTGTGCCTCACCACCAGATAGGGTCGTCGCTGGCTGACCAAGCGTCATGTACCCTAAACCGACATCATACAACGTTTGAACTTTTCGCTTAATACGCGGAATATTTTCAAAGAAACTTAACGCATCTTCCACTGTCATACTTAACACATCAGCAATCGTTTTTCCTTTATAATTCACGTCGAGCGTTTCACGATTGTATCGTTTCCCATCACATTCTTCACAAGGGACGTACACGTCCGGCAAGAAGTGCATCTCGATTTTAATAATTCCGTCACCACGGCAAGCTTCACAGCGACCGCCTTTTACGTTAAAACTAAAACGTCCTTTCTTATACCCACGAACCTTTGCTTCATTTGTCATCGCAAACACATCGCGAACATCATCAAAAACGCCTGTATACGTTGCTGGGTTTGACCGTGGTGTACGCCCGATTGGTGATTGATCAATGTCAACGACTTTTTCGAGGTGTTCAATACCTTCAATTTTTTTATGTTTACCTGGCTTATCTTTTGCAGTCGTTAGTTTTTGAGCAAGTGATTTATATAGGATATCGTTAATTAAGGTACTCTTTCCTGATCCGGAAACGCCCGTTACAGCAACGAACACACCTAACGGTAAGTCTACACTTGTTTTTTGTAAGTTGTTCTCTTCGGCCCCTTTGATCGATAGTTTTCGACCATCTGGTTTCCGCCTTTCAACAGGTAGAGGAATAAATTTCTTCCCAGACAAAAACTGTCCCGTTAACGAATTCTCGTCTTTCATAACTTCGTTCGGTGAACCTTCTGCGATCACTTCCCCACCGTGAACTCCTGCTCCAGGACCGACATCAATAATATGATCCGCAGCAAGCATTGTATCTTCATCATGCTCAACGACAATTAATGTGTTGCCGAGGTCACGCATTTTTTCTAACGTTCGAATCAACCGAGTATTATCACGCTGGTGAAGTCCTATCGAAGGTTCATCAAGAATATAGAGAACGCCCATGAGTGAGGAACCGATTTGCGTTGCTAAGCGGATTCGCTGCGCCTCACCTCCGGAAAGAGTTCCAGCAGACCGTGATAAGGTCAAATACTCTAATCCGACATTTACTAAAAAGCCTAGTCTTTCTTCAATCTCTCTTAGAATCATACGAGCAATGGCAAGTTCCTTATCGGTCAATTCAAGTTGTGAAAAAAATACTTTGGCATCCTTTACAGATAGCTTTGTCACTTCCCCAATATGTTGACCGTCTACTTTCACAGCAAGCGATTCTTTTCGAAGACGGTGACTTTTACATGTCGGACAAGGCTTTTGCGCCATATATCCTTCCATTTGCTCGCGTATATAATCCGACGCTGTTTCATGATATCGACGTGATATATTGTGAACCACACCTTCGAAGTAAATTTCTTTTTCTCTTACTTGACCAAATTCGTTTTCATAATAGAAGTAGATTTTCTCATTCCCGCTTCCATACAAAACTTTATCGATTTGATGTTTTGGAAGGTTCTCGACAGGGACGTCCATATCAATTCCATAATGCTCACAAACACTTTTCAATAACTGCGGGTAGTATTGTGAGCTCGTCGGTACCCAAGGAGCAATTGCATGTTCATTAAGCGCCTTGCTCCAATCAGGAACAACGAGCTCTAAGTCTACCTCAAGTTTACTTCCTAAACCATCACAAGACTGACAAGCGCCAAATGGACTGTTAAAAGAAAACATCCGTGGCTCTAGTTCACCAATCGAAAAACCACAGTGAGGGCAGGCATGTTTTTGACTAAATAACAGCTCTTCTTCGCCAATCACATCGACCATCGCTCTACCGTCTGCTAAATTTAATGCCGTTTCTATCGAGTCGGCTAAACGCGATTCAACTCCCTCTTTGATCACAATCCGATCAACGACCACTTCGATATTATGCTTTTTATTTTTATCAAGTTCGATTTCTTCCGCTGCTTCGCGCATTTCACCATTAACACGTA
The Bacillus shivajii DNA segment above includes these coding regions:
- the uvrA gene encoding excinuclease ABC subunit UvrA — encoded protein: MTQQNIVVKGARSHNLKNIDVTIPRNNLVVLTGLSGSGKSSLAFDTIYAEGQRRYVESLSAYARQFLGQMDKPDVDTIEGLSPAISIDQKTTSRNPRSTVGTVTEIYDYLRLLFARVGRPICPKHGVEISSQTVQQMVDRMTAYPERTKMQILAPVVSGRKGTHVKVLEDIKKQGFVRIRVNGEMREAAEEIELDKNKKHNIEVVVDRIVIKEGVESRLADSIETALNLADGRAMVDVIGEEELLFSQKHACPHCGFSIGELEPRMFSFNSPFGACQSCDGLGSKLEVDLELVVPDWSKALNEHAIAPWVPTSSQYYPQLLKSVCEHYGIDMDVPVENLPKHQIDKVLYGSGNEKIYFYYENEFGQVREKEIYFEGVVHNISRRYHETASDYIREQMEGYMAQKPCPTCKSHRLRKESLAVKVDGQHIGEVTKLSVKDAKVFFSQLELTDKELAIARMILREIEERLGFLVNVGLEYLTLSRSAGTLSGGEAQRIRLATQIGSSLMGVLYILDEPSIGLHQRDNTRLIRTLEKMRDLGNTLIVVEHDEDTMLAADHIIDVGPGAGVHGGEVIAEGSPNEVMKDENSLTGQFLSGKKFIPLPVERRKPDGRKLSIKGAEENNLQKTSVDLPLGVFVAVTGVSGSGKSTLINDILYKSLAQKLTTAKDKPGKHKKIEGIEHLEKVVDIDQSPIGRTPRSNPATYTGVFDDVRDVFAMTNEAKVRGYKKGRFSFNVKGGRCEACRGDGIIKIEMHFLPDVYVPCEECDGKRYNRETLDVNYKGKTIADVLSMTVEDALSFFENIPRIKRKVQTLYDVGLGYMTLGQPATTLSGGEAQRVKLASQLHRRSNGKTLYILDEPTTGLHVADIDRLLNVLQRLVENGDTVLVIEHNLDVVKTVDYVVDLGPEGGDKGGKLVAQGTPEEVSEVDGSYTGQYLKPILERERKRMEKRLQEKENVQTTS